A stretch of the Sphingobacterium thalpophilum genome encodes the following:
- a CDS encoding glycosyltransferase, with protein MTHKPRILTWHIHGSYLYYLSQGDYVIYIPYTPERGPRFVGRGNTFPFGENVIEVPANEVRNLELDLILFQCDENYLEDQYAILSASQQQLPRIYIEHDPPWKHPCDEVHPVTNPAVTLVHVTHFNNLMWKSLVPDVRIISHGVDVHGAVYNGRLEKGIVVINNLPARGRMLGSDIFEHVSKQVPLDLIGMGNEPIGLQEVLHPRLPDFIKDYRFFFNPIRYTSLGLSICEAMMVGLPIVGLATTELSTVIENGKTGYLGLDIDELVEKMKMLIDSPMHAQKLGAQAQQKAQELFDIRRFVKQWEYLIHEKIN; from the coding sequence ATGACACACAAACCGCGCATATTAACATGGCATATACATGGTTCTTACTTGTATTATTTATCTCAGGGAGATTACGTTATTTACATTCCGTATACGCCTGAACGCGGTCCCCGGTTTGTGGGCAGGGGCAATACATTTCCTTTCGGCGAAAACGTTATCGAGGTTCCAGCCAATGAGGTGCGCAACCTCGAGCTTGATCTCATTCTTTTTCAATGCGACGAAAACTATCTGGAAGATCAATATGCTATCCTTTCAGCTTCACAGCAGCAACTGCCGAGAATATATATTGAACATGACCCTCCTTGGAAACACCCGTGCGACGAGGTTCACCCGGTAACCAATCCGGCCGTAACATTGGTACATGTAACCCATTTCAATAATTTAATGTGGAAGTCTTTAGTCCCTGACGTCCGTATTATTTCCCACGGCGTAGATGTCCATGGAGCAGTGTACAATGGGCGGCTTGAGAAAGGGATCGTTGTTATTAACAACTTGCCAGCGCGGGGACGCATGCTCGGAAGTGACATTTTTGAACATGTAAGCAAACAAGTTCCACTAGACCTGATAGGCATGGGCAACGAGCCGATAGGTCTCCAAGAAGTGCTGCATCCTCGCCTGCCTGATTTTATCAAGGACTATCGTTTCTTTTTTAATCCAATCCGGTATACCAGTCTTGGCCTTTCTATTTGTGAGGCCATGATGGTCGGTTTACCAATCGTTGGGCTTGCGACGACCGAACTTTCGACAGTAATCGAGAATGGGAAAACAGGTTATCTCGGACTGGATATCGATGAGCTTGTCGAGAAAATGAAAATGCTTATTGACAGTCCGATGCACGCGCAAAAGCTCGGCGCTCAAGCCCAACAAAAGGCACAGGAGTTGTTCGATATCAGGCGCTTTGTAAAACAATGGGAATATTTAATACACGAAAAAATTAACTAA
- a CDS encoding glycosyltransferase — MQKKIAFISDHASPLATLGGKDSGGQNVYVAEVAQQLALMGYQVDIYTRLENTSQQQLVHWKPNVRVIHIKAGPETVVPKEELYDYMDEFTKNMIAFMQSNALSYQLVHAHFWLSGMVAMEIKRQLHIPFVITFHALGAVRRLHQGCSDKFPKIREKIEKEIIWQAERVIAECPNDLKDLIQHYQAPQDKIEIIPCGYNPADFYPLDRTEAKERLDLDPTYTYILQLGRMVKRKGIDNVIEAFSHAQHVIPELRLLVVGGNFDSSDDKSEFQRLGQLCEALHIQDKVIFTGQKERDLLKYYYAASELFITTPWYEPFGITPLESMACGTPVIGADVGGISFTVRNGETGALVPPQQPQQLSSVIIDLIKNEKKRTKFSVNALRHVRSFTWKAISESIAQLYEHCMPQGREKDIVMQIKQRFLSSSDTFARASEVLAIDIARLSRKMVETLRSGKKIMICGNGGSAAESQHFAAELVGRFEIPERPGYPVLSLNTDSSVLTAWANDFGYDSIFSRQVQALGQKGDMLICLSTSGNSANIVSALQQAGKMGITCVNLLGKDGGEASQYGDHNLIVPSDDTARIQEVQLHIIHQLCALVEQQITLSSVTREHVLVHKKLIA, encoded by the coding sequence ATGCAAAAGAAAATAGCTTTTATAAGTGACCATGCCTCGCCGCTGGCGACTTTGGGCGGCAAGGATAGCGGCGGTCAGAATGTCTATGTAGCGGAAGTAGCTCAACAGCTTGCCCTGATGGGCTATCAGGTCGATATTTATACACGTTTAGAAAACACATCTCAACAGCAGCTTGTTCATTGGAAACCCAATGTCCGGGTCATCCATATTAAAGCAGGTCCCGAAACTGTCGTTCCGAAGGAAGAACTCTATGATTACATGGACGAATTCACAAAAAATATGATTGCATTTATGCAGTCAAATGCTCTTAGTTACCAGCTGGTTCATGCGCACTTCTGGCTGTCAGGCATGGTGGCCATGGAAATCAAAAGACAGCTGCATATCCCATTCGTAATCACTTTTCACGCACTCGGCGCTGTCCGTAGATTGCATCAGGGTTGTTCCGACAAATTTCCTAAGATTAGGGAAAAGATCGAAAAAGAAATTATTTGGCAGGCCGAGCGTGTGATTGCTGAATGTCCAAACGACTTAAAAGATTTGATTCAGCATTACCAGGCTCCGCAGGATAAAATCGAAATCATTCCATGTGGCTATAACCCGGCAGATTTCTATCCCTTAGATCGGACGGAAGCGAAGGAAAGACTGGATCTTGATCCTACATATACCTATATATTGCAGCTGGGCCGCATGGTTAAGCGGAAAGGCATCGATAATGTCATTGAAGCGTTCTCTCACGCACAGCACGTCATTCCCGAGCTACGACTGCTCGTCGTGGGTGGAAACTTCGATTCCAGCGATGATAAAAGTGAGTTTCAACGTCTTGGGCAGTTGTGTGAAGCGCTCCATATACAAGATAAGGTTATCTTTACCGGGCAGAAAGAGCGTGATCTGCTCAAATATTATTACGCTGCCAGTGAGCTATTTATTACTACCCCTTGGTACGAGCCTTTTGGTATCACTCCATTGGAATCCATGGCATGTGGCACTCCTGTAATCGGCGCTGATGTAGGCGGAATTTCGTTTACTGTACGTAACGGAGAGACAGGAGCCTTAGTGCCACCCCAACAACCCCAACAGCTGTCGTCCGTTATTATTGATCTGATAAAAAATGAGAAAAAACGGACGAAGTTTTCCGTGAACGCACTAAGACATGTGCGATCTTTCACTTGGAAAGCAATCAGTGAAAGCATTGCGCAGCTTTATGAGCATTGCATGCCTCAAGGAAGGGAAAAGGATATCGTCATGCAGATCAAACAGCGATTTTTAAGTTCTTCAGACACTTTTGCGCGGGCGTCGGAAGTCCTGGCAATAGATATTGCCAGGTTGTCCCGTAAAATGGTCGAGACGCTGCGCAGCGGCAAGAAAATTATGATCTGCGGTAACGGCGGCAGCGCTGCCGAAAGCCAGCATTTTGCCGCGGAACTGGTCGGCCGGTTTGAAATACCCGAGCGACCCGGTTACCCTGTATTGTCACTCAATACAGATTCGTCTGTGTTGACAGCCTGGGCAAACGATTTTGGTTATGATAGTATATTTTCCCGGCAGGTACAGGCGCTTGGTCAAAAAGGTGATATGTTGATCTGCCTAAGTACCAGCGGCAATTCAGCCAACATCGTTTCTGCATTACAACAAGCTGGTAAAATGGGAATCACATGCGTAAACCTTCTTGGGAAAGACGGCGGGGAGGCTTCGCAATATGGAGATCATAACCTGATCGTGCCTTCCGATGATACCGCACGCATTCAGGAAGTACAGCTACATATCATTCATCAGTTGTGTGCCTTAGTCGAACAACAGATAACGCTGTCGTCGGTAACACGGGAACATGTGTTGGTACACAAAAAATTAATTGCATAA
- a CDS encoding D-glycero-alpha-D-manno-heptose-1,7-bisphosphate 7-phosphatase has protein sequence MEKAVFLDKDGTLIKDVPYNVDPARVKFYPDVFAALRLLQKRGYKLIIVSNQSGIAKRYFTVDDLEIALSELRDQLKSEHIFIDEIYYCPHGDITDEPLCNCRKPLPGMLLRAAEEHHIDLSQSWMIGDILNDVAAGRAAGCKTILVDRTGEERILHRIADPKFTPDFIVDDFHEINQIIALKKRHYEGFSIK, from the coding sequence ATGGAAAAAGCTGTTTTTTTGGACAAAGATGGCACGCTCATCAAGGATGTCCCTTATAATGTAGACCCAGCCCGCGTCAAATTTTATCCAGATGTGTTTGCTGCATTACGGCTGTTGCAAAAAAGAGGATATAAACTAATTATCGTCAGCAACCAATCGGGCATTGCTAAGCGTTATTTCACAGTGGACGATCTTGAAATTGCATTGTCGGAACTTCGCGACCAACTCAAGTCCGAACATATTTTTATCGATGAAATATATTATTGTCCCCATGGCGATATCACCGATGAACCCTTATGTAACTGTCGTAAGCCACTACCCGGCATGCTTTTACGGGCAGCAGAAGAACATCACATCGACCTGTCTCAATCGTGGATGATAGGTGACATTCTCAATGATGTTGCTGCAGGTAGAGCTGCGGGATGTAAAACTATTCTTGTCGACCGTACGGGAGAAGAACGAATCCTGCACAGGATCGCCGATCCCAAATTTACCCCGGATTTTATTGTGGACGATTTTCATGAAATAAACCAAATCATTGCGTTAAAGAAAAGACATTATGAAGGATTTAGCATTAAATGA
- a CDS encoding PfkB family carbohydrate kinase yields MKDLALNELVKNGFNRPRVLVIGDCMLDIYLDGECKRLAPDVAVPVLDVQSVKHCLGGAGNVITNLVHMGADVKVVTVLGDDPSAQVIARELRRQHVDTSRVIYNSDCQTLTKTRLRRDQQCLLRYDIGKKYTLSDTLLKRYLNDVKAALETVDIVFISDYDKGNIPSELIQLLVEEQLRDRKVIVVDSKDYYRYRELRPDLIKPNYEEARKILGQEEEEDRVAQAMQWSESLCVISSARWVALTLDKDGVVLHKREQPSKHFPVTALKEGNFSGAGDTFLTALTLAYFNRVDEDSAIDLSIKAAQIGIQKSGTACCSNQELAEHLGQREGKILTDLGALEMLCNRLRKDHKIVFTNGCFDIFHAGHAHYLGEAKSKGDILIVGINTDESIRRLKGSSRPVNKLADRIEVLRALEAVDYIVPFGDNLSDNPIPILEIVKPHVFVKGEAYQHEPLPEEGLLHILGTQMVFVPHVHQQSTTKIIQRVQQNSDQVLKKIG; encoded by the coding sequence ATGAAGGATTTAGCATTAAATGAATTAGTCAAGAATGGATTTAACAGGCCCAGGGTGCTTGTGATCGGCGACTGCATGTTGGATATCTACCTTGACGGCGAATGCAAGCGTCTCGCGCCTGATGTCGCCGTACCGGTGCTGGATGTTCAAAGTGTAAAGCATTGTCTCGGTGGCGCCGGCAACGTGATCACAAATCTAGTCCATATGGGAGCAGATGTGAAGGTGGTGACTGTACTTGGTGACGACCCCAGTGCTCAGGTCATTGCACGCGAGTTGCGAAGACAGCATGTGGATACCAGTAGAGTCATCTATAACAGTGACTGTCAAACACTGACAAAAACCCGATTGCGCAGAGATCAGCAATGTCTGTTGCGGTACGACATCGGCAAAAAATATACTTTGAGCGACACCTTGCTTAAACGTTATCTGAATGATGTGAAGGCGGCCCTGGAAACAGTTGACATCGTTTTTATCTCAGACTATGACAAAGGTAATATACCCAGCGAGCTAATCCAGCTGCTCGTGGAAGAGCAGCTGCGGGATCGCAAAGTAATCGTCGTGGACAGTAAAGATTACTACCGGTACCGTGAGCTAAGACCCGATCTGATCAAACCAAACTACGAAGAAGCCCGCAAAATACTGGGGCAAGAAGAAGAAGAAGACCGTGTAGCACAGGCCATGCAGTGGTCCGAGAGTCTCTGCGTAATATCAAGTGCGCGCTGGGTTGCTCTTACGCTCGATAAAGACGGTGTTGTTCTACATAAAAGAGAACAGCCGTCCAAACACTTTCCCGTAACCGCATTAAAAGAAGGAAACTTCTCCGGCGCCGGCGATACCTTCCTCACTGCACTTACCCTCGCTTACTTTAATCGCGTGGATGAGGATAGTGCTATTGACTTAAGTATAAAAGCAGCACAGATTGGTATCCAGAAAAGCGGTACAGCATGCTGCAGCAATCAGGAGCTGGCAGAACATCTGGGCCAGCGGGAAGGCAAAATCCTGACTGACCTGGGTGCACTGGAAATGCTATGCAATAGGTTACGGAAAGATCATAAAATTGTATTCACAAATGGCTGTTTTGATATCTTCCATGCTGGCCATGCACACTATCTCGGTGAGGCAAAATCGAAGGGCGACATCCTTATTGTCGGTATCAATACAGACGAAAGTATCAGGCGCCTCAAAGGGTCTTCACGCCCCGTAAACAAACTCGCCGACCGCATCGAGGTACTCAGGGCACTGGAAGCAGTAGATTATATCGTACCATTCGGGGATAATCTTTCCGATAACCCCATCCCGATTCTGGAAATTGTAAAACCCCACGTTTTTGTTAAAGGTGAGGCTTATCAGCATGAACCGCTCCCAGAAGAGGGCTTGCTCCACATCCTAGGTACCCAAATGGTCTTTGTACCCCATGTTCACCAACAGTCCACGACAAAAATTATACAGAGAGTACAGCAAAATAGTGATCAGGTGCTAAAAAAGATTGGCTGA
- a CDS encoding glycosyltransferase family 9 protein, whose amino-acid sequence MSKWKDCKNLLVIRLDNMGDLIMTNAALQEIKLQMPQCKITLLTSAMALPIVPYLGTVDESIQYDAPWMKLLDRADVSHTESLVAELRRRKFDGCLIFNVYSQNPMPAIMLAYLAGIPKRAAYLRENPYTLLTDWIPDKEPLFYVQHQISRDLALLGHVGISHNLNRLPELILPSKSETLTLPAAFNQRILLNLDVSEEKRRIPANVGKELIQELLNQGHQVVMAGKEDNDYLRSCRSDIRSEQLINLIGVTDIKQLLLLISDSDAVVSVNTGVAHIACALKKTILVLYAQTNPQHIPWSQNSDFILYPIPATMQSKNTINIFVDKKHSPAKTAALRVSVIMKKLGFLLEQQNRRADGALAVN is encoded by the coding sequence ATGAGCAAATGGAAGGACTGTAAAAATTTATTGGTCATACGGCTTGATAATATGGGCGACCTCATCATGACCAACGCTGCACTTCAGGAAATCAAGCTACAGATGCCTCAATGCAAAATCACACTGCTAACTTCAGCCATGGCGCTACCCATAGTCCCGTATCTTGGTACTGTGGACGAATCTATTCAATACGATGCTCCATGGATGAAGTTGCTTGACCGTGCTGACGTTTCCCATACCGAATCGCTGGTTGCCGAGCTCAGAAGACGCAAATTCGATGGTTGCTTAATCTTTAATGTCTACTCACAAAACCCCATGCCAGCTATTATGCTGGCATACCTGGCGGGAATACCAAAACGCGCGGCATACTTAAGGGAAAACCCCTACACGCTCTTAACGGATTGGATACCGGACAAAGAGCCGCTATTTTATGTACAGCACCAAATCAGTCGCGACCTCGCCCTTTTGGGACATGTCGGCATATCACATAATCTGAACCGGCTTCCTGAACTGATACTGCCTTCTAAAAGCGAAACATTGACACTTCCAGCTGCGTTCAACCAACGTATCTTGCTGAATCTTGATGTCTCCGAAGAAAAGCGACGCATTCCTGCTAACGTCGGAAAAGAGCTGATTCAAGAACTACTAAACCAAGGGCATCAGGTCGTCATGGCCGGAAAAGAAGATAATGATTACTTACGGTCCTGCCGTAGCGACATCCGCTCAGAACAGCTTATTAATCTCATTGGCGTTACGGATATAAAACAGTTGCTGCTTCTGATCTCAGACAGCGATGCCGTGGTCAGTGTGAATACTGGCGTGGCACATATCGCTTGCGCGCTGAAAAAAACAATTCTGGTATTGTATGCGCAGACCAATCCTCAGCATATCCCCTGGTCTCAAAATTCGGACTTTATATTATATCCGATACCAGCGACGATGCAATCGAAAAACACAATTAACATCTTTGTCGATAAAAAGCATAGTCCGGCCAAGACGGCCGCACTGCGTGTCTCCGTGATTATGAAGAAGCTTGGCTTCCTGCTTGAACAGCAGAATCGGCGGGCGGACGGTGCTCTAGCAGTAAATTGA
- a CDS encoding glycosyltransferase family 9 protein produces MFKIAVFRALQLGDILCSMPAVAALKYNYPQAQLYFIGLPHMRPLIERFGFIDFFVDFPGHPALPEIACDEQELEKFVCQMQIEQFDLLLQMHGNGTVVNDFLTGLRAKRLVGFQPSDHSSQDWLAYPTHLHEVDRHLELIRFLGLEIQNCSLFYPLFESDWNAYHSIRSRISPPFVIVHVGSRDARRRWPIANFAYLAKLLLEKKYQVVLTGVAIEQPLVDELLDHLDGRAVSLCGQLGLGTLGCLVKEASLLLCNCTGISHIAAGLATKSIVLSMDGEPQRWGPKNKALHKTYDARGAINLEMLSREINLLLEHRPPADSAVQAGSQASS; encoded by the coding sequence ATGTTTAAAATCGCTGTTTTCAGGGCGCTACAACTAGGGGATATACTTTGCTCGATGCCCGCAGTTGCCGCATTAAAATATAATTATCCACAGGCGCAGCTTTACTTTATCGGGCTTCCTCATATGCGCCCGTTGATCGAACGTTTTGGTTTTATCGACTTCTTTGTTGATTTTCCAGGGCATCCCGCGCTTCCCGAAATTGCCTGTGACGAGCAGGAGCTTGAAAAATTTGTTTGCCAGATGCAAATTGAGCAATTTGATCTATTGCTGCAAATGCACGGCAATGGTACAGTCGTTAATGATTTTCTGACAGGTTTGCGTGCAAAGCGTCTGGTCGGCTTTCAGCCCTCTGACCATAGCAGTCAGGACTGGTTAGCCTATCCAACGCATCTTCATGAAGTGGACCGGCATCTGGAGCTGATACGTTTTTTGGGTTTGGAGATCCAAAATTGTTCCCTATTCTATCCGCTTTTTGAAAGCGACTGGAATGCGTATCACAGCATAAGGTCACGAATATCGCCTCCATTTGTTATTGTACATGTAGGCAGCCGCGATGCCCGGCGGCGCTGGCCTATAGCCAATTTTGCTTATTTGGCGAAATTGTTACTGGAAAAGAAATATCAGGTGGTTCTCACAGGAGTCGCTATTGAGCAGCCGCTTGTGGACGAATTGCTTGATCATTTAGATGGAAGGGCCGTTTCGCTATGTGGTCAACTTGGACTTGGAACTCTTGGCTGTCTAGTGAAGGAGGCGAGTCTGTTATTATGCAATTGCACGGGCATTTCCCATATTGCTGCAGGCTTAGCCACGAAAAGCATTGTGCTGAGCATGGACGGTGAGCCCCAGCGTTGGGGCCCTAAGAATAAAGCTCTTCACAAAACCTATGATGCCCGTGGGGCTATTAATCTTGAAATGCTTTCAAGGGAAATCAATTTACTGCTAGAGCACCGTCCGCCCGCCGATTCTGCTGTTCAAGCAGGAAGCCAAGCTTCTTCATAA
- a CDS encoding type 1 glutamine amidotransferase domain-containing protein, with protein sequence MEKLKNKRIAILVADGFEEIELSSPKEALEHAGAKTAIISPSKGQVRSKNGDEWSKNYSVDVDLQEAEEDKYDALLLPGGVINPDKLRTNKTAIALVNAFWERDKPIAAICHGPQLLINADLVRDKKMTSVEAIKVDLINAGANWEDSEVVVDDGLITSRTPEDLPAFNKAIIKVFSKL encoded by the coding sequence ATGGAAAAATTGAAAAACAAACGGATCGCCATATTAGTGGCAGACGGATTTGAAGAAATAGAGCTCAGCAGTCCTAAAGAAGCGCTTGAACACGCCGGCGCCAAAACAGCAATTATTTCACCCTCAAAAGGACAGGTACGGTCCAAAAACGGTGACGAATGGTCCAAAAACTATTCAGTAGATGTGGACCTGCAAGAAGCAGAGGAAGATAAATATGATGCGCTGTTGCTGCCTGGCGGTGTTATTAATCCTGATAAACTTCGGACCAACAAGACAGCCATTGCGTTGGTCAATGCGTTCTGGGAACGCGACAAACCTATTGCTGCAATATGCCATGGGCCGCAGTTACTGATCAATGCCGATCTAGTGCGCGACAAGAAGATGACATCCGTGGAAGCCATTAAAGTGGATCTAATAAACGCGGGAGCAAATTGGGAAGATAGCGAGGTCGTCGTGGACGATGGGCTGATCACCAGCCGTACACCGGAGGACCTGCCGGCCTTTAACAAGGCAATTATTAAAGTATTCTCGAAACTCTAA
- a CDS encoding Rho termination factor N-terminal domain-containing protein translates to MNTTKSKSSTANKSQSGGGSMNKEKGNGNNTSSRKGMQEAHADKTKTELLEVAKKLQITGRHDMTKDELIKAIGKQEKK, encoded by the coding sequence ATGAACACAACAAAAAGTAAATCCAGCACCGCCAACAAAAGCCAGTCAGGCGGAGGTAGCATGAACAAAGAAAAAGGAAATGGAAACAATACCTCGTCCCGTAAGGGCATGCAGGAAGCACATGCCGATAAGACAAAAACTGAGCTCCTGGAGGTGGCAAAAAAACTACAGATTACTGGGCGGCATGACATGACGAAAGATGAATTGATTAAAGCGATCGGAAAACAGGAAAAAAAATAA
- a CDS encoding response regulator transcription factor, protein MIQLMLVDDHHLVRNGFRLILESQPDMAVLADVESGDAALHLLAQHQQPDVLLTDIHMDEMNGIKLIELVREKYPGIKVMALSMVDDIHTVFEVLHVGGRGYLVKDSSCDEVLFGIRQVANGEKYISVSLGISCINNYKQYTDSIPDRNYILSKYDISERELSVLELIAEGYTNAEIADRIFLSKRTVEGHRQRLIEKTRTKNTAGLVRFGFHNMLLH, encoded by the coding sequence ATGATTCAGTTAATGCTCGTAGACGATCATCATTTGGTCCGGAATGGTTTCCGCCTGATTTTGGAGTCGCAGCCTGATATGGCAGTACTGGCTGATGTGGAAAGTGGTGACGCAGCGCTGCATTTATTGGCACAGCATCAGCAGCCGGATGTACTACTGACAGATATTCATATGGATGAGATGAACGGAATTAAGCTTATCGAACTTGTAAGAGAAAAGTATCCGGGCATCAAAGTTATGGCTCTGTCAATGGTAGATGATATTCATACTGTATTCGAAGTGCTTCATGTCGGCGGACGCGGTTATCTCGTGAAGGACAGTTCCTGCGACGAGGTGCTCTTCGGAATCCGGCAGGTCGCCAATGGAGAGAAGTACATCAGTGTGTCTTTGGGGATTTCTTGTATCAACAATTATAAGCAGTATACCGACAGTATACCCGACCGAAATTATATCCTCTCAAAATATGATATTTCTGAGCGTGAACTGTCCGTACTTGAACTCATTGCCGAAGGTTATACTAACGCGGAAATTGCGGACAGGATATTTCTGAGCAAACGCACTGTTGAGGGACATAGACAGCGTTTAATAGAGAAAACTCGTACCAAAAATACCGCAGGTCTTGTCCGCTTTGGTTTTCATAACATGCTTTTACACTAA
- a CDS encoding DUF4230 domain-containing protein, whose translation MGKFLKFVIVVAILAVGGWFVYQKYASGPRVESKHQLLVDRIEAMGKLELVKYRYSDVVEHKNISTFLPEASVLLIVKADAVGCINLSKVAPEDIQVTGDSVSIKLPAPEICYIKIDHEASKVYDTKMAFLREAELVDEAYKAAEKAVADDVKKSDILSQTRANAITVFRPLLQGLGFPKVHLTFE comes from the coding sequence ATGGGAAAATTTTTAAAATTTGTAATCGTTGTGGCCATTTTGGCAGTAGGTGGTTGGTTTGTATATCAAAAATATGCGAGTGGGCCACGGGTAGAAAGTAAACATCAGCTACTTGTTGACCGCATTGAGGCCATGGGAAAGCTGGAATTGGTTAAGTATCGGTATAGTGATGTAGTGGAGCATAAAAATATCAGCACGTTTCTGCCCGAAGCAAGCGTGTTACTGATTGTCAAAGCGGACGCAGTCGGCTGTATTAATTTGAGCAAGGTAGCTCCGGAAGACATACAGGTAACAGGGGATTCGGTTTCCATTAAATTACCTGCTCCGGAGATTTGTTACATCAAAATAGACCATGAAGCCTCCAAAGTTTACGACACGAAAATGGCATTTCTTAGGGAAGCTGAACTCGTAGATGAAGCGTATAAAGCTGCCGAGAAAGCAGTGGCTGATGATGTTAAAAAGTCCGATATCTTGTCTCAGACCAGAGCTAATGCAATTACTGTATTTCGTCCGCTTTTACAGGGGCTTGGCTTTCCGAAAGTACATTTGACTTTCGAGTAG
- a CDS encoding YciE/YciF ferroxidase family protein, whose protein sequence is MATSNQNNQEMPNAHLHELFVDELKDILGAEKQLLQGLKKMSKAAETDELKQAFQEHLAQTEGQIDRLKEVFQSLGMTARGKKCKAMEGLLSEADEIIESFEGDPALDAALISAAQKVEHYEIASYGCLVTYAKLMEHTEAEQLLQQTLDEEKQTDTLLTEIAMSGVNESAS, encoded by the coding sequence ATGGCAACATCAAATCAAAACAACCAAGAGATGCCTAATGCGCATCTACATGAGTTATTCGTGGACGAACTAAAAGATATCCTTGGTGCCGAAAAACAGCTACTGCAAGGGCTAAAGAAAATGAGCAAAGCTGCGGAAACCGACGAACTTAAACAGGCTTTCCAGGAGCATCTCGCTCAAACTGAAGGACAGATCGACCGCCTAAAAGAGGTGTTTCAGTCCTTAGGCATGACAGCTCGAGGTAAAAAATGTAAAGCGATGGAAGGCTTATTAAGTGAAGCGGACGAGATTATCGAGAGCTTCGAGGGCGACCCTGCATTGGATGCTGCGCTTATCTCTGCTGCACAGAAAGTAGAACACTACGAAATAGCAAGCTATGGCTGCTTAGTCACCTACGCGAAGCTGATGGAACATACCGAAGCTGAACAGCTGCTACAGCAAACACTGGACGAAGAAAAACAAACCGATACCTTATTGACGGAAATCGCCATGTCAGGCGTGAACGAGTCCGCATCTTAA
- the xth gene encoding exodeoxyribonuclease III, whose translation MKIATYNINGIGSRLPVLLRWLEEESPDVVCLQELKAPQQRFPLAEINKAGYHAVWHGQKSWNGVAVLSKSAITEVSRELPGDPEDSHSRYLEVMVAGVVVCCLYLPNGNPYPGPKFDYKMAWIKRLTDRAKVLLEMNAPAILIGDFNIIPTALDTYKPEKYVNDALYRVEVREAFEQLLAQGWLDAIRKLFPGQDVYTFWDYFRQAYSRNAGLRIDHILLSPLLQHRLAEGGIDRNVRSWEKTSDHAPVWVRLTN comes from the coding sequence ATGAAAATTGCAACGTATAATATCAACGGCATAGGTAGCCGCCTCCCTGTATTGCTGCGCTGGCTCGAGGAAGAATCGCCAGATGTCGTTTGCCTTCAGGAACTGAAGGCACCACAACAGCGTTTCCCACTGGCAGAGATCAATAAGGCAGGATATCATGCGGTCTGGCATGGCCAGAAGAGCTGGAACGGCGTGGCCGTCTTGTCAAAAAGTGCCATTACGGAAGTATCACGGGAGCTGCCCGGGGATCCTGAGGACAGCCATAGCCGCTATCTGGAGGTCATGGTCGCAGGAGTTGTTGTCTGCTGCCTGTATCTTCCTAATGGGAATCCTTATCCGGGGCCTAAATTTGATTACAAGATGGCGTGGATAAAGCGTTTAACCGATCGCGCAAAAGTACTTCTTGAAATGAATGCACCTGCTATACTCATAGGCGACTTTAATATTATCCCGACGGCATTGGATACCTATAAACCCGAGAAATATGTGAATGATGCATTGTATAGGGTAGAGGTTAGGGAAGCCTTCGAGCAGCTTTTGGCGCAGGGCTGGCTGGATGCAATCCGGAAGCTCTTTCCCGGACAGGATGTCTATACATTTTGGGACTACTTCAGGCAGGCTTATAGCCGCAATGCGGGGCTGCGCATCGATCATATTTTACTAAGCCCTTTGTTGCAGCATAGATTAGCTGAAGGGGGAATTGACCGCAATGTGCGTAGTTGGGAGAAAACCAGTGATCATGCTCCTGTTTGGGTCCGGTTGACGAACTAA